A single candidate division SR1 bacterium Aalborg_AAW-1 DNA region contains:
- the udk gene encoding Uridine kinase, whose protein sequence is MASSSQLSISFDNLTTLIDTIIQQDHKLIYLAGASASGKSYIGEELVKQLTESGKKVLLISSDSYYSNESQMKYLLYGTFDHPKLINYDILQQDIMTYFQTGKFQLPVYSFSEKRTTHHITINEAYDIIIIEGLYTINSLPTSFSVHDNDITAYNVLVRAPIEEIIFRRLIRDQARVKEPLNMLINIMSNVFPMWKIFGATQEEYAHCLITNNYTILEKEGRHSQWEKVKKDSLPEGEPYTTYYTTDYIYNDSDEGNGKIIISELYRDPHGLLDHVILQKRSSDPREEQDNYESISMSLYTPGISTEIHTLLQLAGLNYEGSYTKIIYQYSKPNDDKMIIYKEKFGQLYQLISPNKK, encoded by the coding sequence ATGGCATCATCATCTCAACTGTCTATTAGTTTCGATAATCTCACAACACTTATCGATACTATTATACAACAAGATCACAAACTCATTTATCTAGCTGGTGCTTCTGCGTCTGGCAAAAGTTATATCTGAGAAGAACTCGTCAAACAACTGACTGAATCAGGTAAAAAAGTATTACTCATCAGTTCAGATAGTTATTATAGCAATGAGTCACAAATGAAATATTTACTGTATGGAACATTTGATCATCCCAAACTCATTAACTATGACATCTTACAACAAGATATTATGACATATTTTCAAACAGGAAAATTTCAGTTACCTGTCTATTCATTTAGCGAAAAAAGAACAACTCACCATATTACTATCAATGAGGCATATGATATTATTATTATAGAAGGACTTTATACGATTAATTCATTACCAACATCATTTTCTGTCCATGATAACGACATTACAGCGTATAATGTATTAGTTCGTGCTCCAATAGAAGAAATTATATTTAGGAGACTTATTAGAGACCAAGCCAGAGTGAAAGAACCTCTCAATATGCTCATCAATATTATGTCAAATGTTTTTCCTATGTGGAAAATTTTTGGAGCGACACAAGAGGAATACGCTCATTGCCTTATCACTAATAACTACACCATTCTCGAAAAAGAATGAAGACATTCACAATGGGAAAAAGTAAAAAAGGATAGTCTTCCTGAGGGTGAACCATATACAACCTATTACACAACTGACTATATCTACAACGACAGTGATGAAGGGAATGGAAAAATTATTATTTCAGAGCTCTATCGTGATCCTCACTGACTCCTTGATCATGTGATTTTACAAAAAAGAAGTAGTGATCCTCGTGAAGAACAAGACAATTATGAAAGTATTAGCATGTCATTATACACACCAGGAATTAGTACTGAAATACATACACTCCTTCAACTTGCTGGACTTAATTATGAATGATCATATACGAAGATTATTTATCAATATAGTAAACCTAATGATGATAAAATGATTATTTATAAAGAAAAATTTGGACAATTATACCAACTTATTTCTCCTAACAAAAAATAA
- a CDS encoding Peptidase family M23: MSLPLHERLIGSVNTTHHAVRHHVKKKIHKRFHKDIHHVTHALAYHLDTLYVAAFALVMSVAFLGNSMFADTASKLKTNDSLIYPLKKVSTFECRQLMKPWEELEESCKINLPIIKNANYTAYKDNGDYKNIYTVLWGATYPGQRDMDKGDHAGVDIASANGTPLYAVAHGVVTFAGTQAGYGNVVKLMFTYQGITYHAVYGHMKSISVSKGDTVAQGQKIGELGNSGSTFGALGGNHVHFEINKDNAGRPAYYYQGCPALATNSLTQITNGGLCREYREKYSFDPILFIENSQKNKPVVIADGHGTAPTKPTVSSGTTTTPTQPTVPNDPTILTNQFLTLRSIPAAKLTQEAIAFLRDWDVQIVAKTSDTMKIGQEGTLTFLITKKGDNKQPFDGVLPAGFTLVSANGSIDVSASSLQYISKGEHIITYKPITSGRAMLAISIGGQTLAVLSTTVQ, translated from the coding sequence ATGTCTCTACCACTCCACGAACGTCTGATTTGAAGTGTGAATACTACTCATCATGCAGTTCGCCATCATGTAAAGAAAAAAATTCATAAGAGATTTCATAAAGATATCCATCATGTAACGCATGCACTTGCTTATCATTTGGATACGTTGTATGTTGCAGCTTTTGCATTGGTTATGTCAGTAGCTTTTTTGGGAAACTCTATGTTTGCTGATACTGCTAGTAAATTGAAAACCAACGATTCACTGATCTATCCTCTCAAAAAAGTATCAACATTCGAATGTAGACAACTTATGAAACCATGGGAGGAACTTGAAGAATCTTGTAAAATCAATTTACCAATTATCAAAAATGCAAATTATACAGCATATAAAGATAATGGAGATTATAAAAATATCTATACTGTCTTATGGTGAGCTACCTACCCTGGACAGCGAGATATGGATAAAGGAGATCATGCAGGAGTAGATATTGCATCTGCCAATGGTACACCATTATATGCAGTAGCGCATGGAGTAGTAACATTTGCTGGAACACAAGCATGATATGGTAATGTTGTGAAACTCATGTTTACGTATCAGTGAATAACATATCATGCAGTGTACGGACATATGAAATCTATTAGTGTGAGTAAAGGAGATACGGTCGCTCAAGGACAGAAAATAGGAGAATTAGGAAATAGTGGTAGTACATTCTGAGCGTTATGATGAAATCATGTGCATTTTGAAATCAATAAAGATAATGCAGGAAGACCAGCATATTACTATCAATGATGTCCAGCTTTAGCAACGAATTCATTAACTCAAATTACCAATGGATGATTGTGTAGAGAATATCGTGAAAAATATTCCTTTGATCCTATCTTATTTATTGAAAATTCTCAAAAAAATAAACCTGTAGTCATTGCAGATGGTCATGGTACAGCTCCTACGAAGCCTACAGTTTCTTCTGGTACTACGACAACGCCTACACAACCTACTGTACCAAATGATCCGACTATTCTTACTAACCAGTTTTTGACTTTGAGATCTATCCCTGCTGCAAAACTTACACAAGAGGCAATTGCATTCTTACGTGACTGGGATGTTCAGATTGTTGCCAAAACAAGCGATACGATGAAAATTGGTCAGGAAGGAACACTTACTTTCTTAATTACCAAGAAAGGTGATAACAAGCAGCCATTTGATGGAGTATTACCGGCAGGATTTACTCTGGTATCAGCGAATGGAAGTATAGATGTATCTGCTTCTTCTCTCCAATATATCAGCAAAGGAGAACACATCATCACCTATAAGCCAATAACATCAGGAAGAGCTATGCTAGCAATCTCTATCGGAGGACAAACCTTAGCTGTGTTGTCAACAACGGTACAATAA
- the glyQS gene encoding Glycine--tRNA ligase — protein MSQFPLETIVAWAKRKGFVYPNSEIYGGLANAWDYGPYGSQLKKNIADLWINYFVTQRDDMVLMDTAIIANPQTWVASGHAGAFGDALIDDKKTNQRFRADKILEDWISKKNITVEFLSKYEVDNLIPESWGNEKMAEVIRAEIPNNPDTGKPAEWTDARQFNLMLQTQLGVIEDATAKAYLRPETCQSLFTNFKNLTNTTRMRVPFGMAQVGKAFRNEITPGQFLYRTREFEQMEIEYFVENDLEKSKEYFEMWKELSMKFWQEQIQLKAENLRFREHEKDELSFYSAGTFDVEYNYPRGWGELQGIANRTDYDLTQHQTVSKQDLQYHDPKTGARYIPYVIEPSFGLSRTVMAVMMDCYEEETLTKQNSDGSVSTDTRTVIRFPFQIAPVKYAILPLIEKNIDMVELGEKIFHKLKKQFNCEFDLGGAIGKRYRRQDEIGTPYCICVDHQSLEDGTVTIRDRDTMEQVRVKWEDIGSDR, from the coding sequence ATGTCACAATTTCCACTAGAAACCATTGTCGCTTGGGCGAAAAGAAAATGATTTGTCTATCCAAACTCTGAGATATATGGAGGTTTGGCAAACGCCTGGGATTACGGACCATATGGTTCTCAACTCAAAAAAAACATTGCTGATCTTTGGATTAATTATTTTGTGACACAGAGAGATGATATGGTACTCATGGATACTGCGATCATTGCCAATCCTCAGACCTGGGTAGCGAGTGGCCATGCTGGAGCTTTTGGTGATGCACTGATTGATGATAAGAAGACAAATCAAAGATTTAGAGCTGATAAAATTTTGGAAGACTGGATTAGCAAAAAAAATATTACAGTAGAATTCTTGAGTAAGTATGAAGTAGATAATCTGATACCAGAATCATGGGGAAATGAAAAAATGGCGGAAGTAATCAGAGCAGAGATTCCAAACAATCCTGATACAGGGAAGCCAGCAGAATGGACTGATGCTAGACAATTTAATCTCATGCTTCAGACGCAACTGGGAGTGATCGAGGACGCAACTGCGAAAGCCTATCTCAGACCTGAAACCTGTCAGAGTCTCTTTACGAATTTTAAAAATCTTACCAATACGACTCGTATGAGAGTTCCTTTCGGAATGGCACAAGTGGGAAAAGCGTTTAGAAACGAAATTACTCCCGGACAATTCCTCTATAGAACTCGTGAATTTGAACAGATGGAGATCGAATACTTTGTAGAAAATGATCTTGAAAAATCCAAAGAATATTTTGAAATGTGGAAAGAATTATCCATGAAATTCTGGCAAGAACAAATTCAACTCAAAGCAGAGAATCTCAGATTCCGTGAGCATGAAAAAGATGAGCTTTCATTTTATAGTGCAGGAACTTTTGATGTAGAGTACAACTATCCACGATGATGGGGAGAATTGCAAGGTATTGCAAACAGGACTGACTATGATCTTACTCAACACCAGACAGTTTCTAAACAAGATCTTCAATACCATGATCCAAAAACATGAGCGAGATATATTCCCTATGTTATCGAACCGTCATTTGGCCTATCACGTACAGTCATGGCAGTAATGATGGATTGTTATGAAGAAGAAACTCTTACAAAACAAAATTCTGACGGAAGTGTAAGTACAGATACGAGAACGGTCATTAGATTCCCATTCCAGATAGCTCCAGTCAAATATGCTATATTACCACTTATAGAAAAAAATATTGATATGGTAGAACTTGGAGAGAAAATATTCCACAAACTCAAGAAACAATTTAATTGTGAATTTGATCTCTGAGGAGCAATTGGGAAAAGGTATCGTAGACAAGACGAAATTGGTACTCCTTATTGTATTTGTGTTGATCATCAATCTCTTGAAGACGGTACAGTGACTATCCGTGATCGTGATACCATGGAACAAGTCAGAGTAAAGTGGGAAGATATTGGAAGTGATAGATAG
- a CDS encoding RNA recognition motif. (a.k.a. RRM, RBD, or RNP domain), translating into MVVEKNKLFVGNLDNRVKWFHLKEFFAQYGEVTYTKVVVDRETKRSRGFGFVVFATDDDAANALEKANNVAIELPEASFPERPIRLMYAEAPAERPEGSDHSQEEHTEE; encoded by the coding sequence ATGGTGGTTGAAAAAAACAAATTATTTGTTGGTAATCTTGATAATCGTGTCAAATGGTTTCATCTCAAAGAGTTTTTTGCTCAATATGGAGAGGTTACGTATACAAAGGTAGTAGTTGATAGAGAAACAAAGAGAAGTAGAGGATTTGGATTTGTTGTCTTCGCGACAGATGATGATGCAGCCAATGCACTTGAAAAAGCAAATAATGTTGCTATTGAACTTCCAGAAGCTTCTTTCCCAGAAAGACCTATTAGACTTATGTATGCTGAAGCACCAGCGGAAAGACCAGAAGGGTCAGATCATTCACAAGAAGAACATACTGAAGAATAA
- the gatA gene encoding Glutamyl-tRNA(Gln) amidotransferase subunit A: MTITDFLSHTDKPYLLSELLTQAKKKNEHNPAVLRRDDDYIQSCQDLQFSKTVQGCPIVIKDNILLEGTVSTFGSQIGIDYRAPYSATVSRKLENAGFLILGKTTMDEFAMGTTGENSPYPIPHNAIDDNLVAGGSSSGSAVAVAEHMVPVALGTDTGGSVRLPAAFNGIIGLKPTYGSVSRYGVQAMGSSFDQVGVFATTIEDTKTVFDIIKGKDDYDATTKDFQYKQTISDLQGVRIGLPQQYFAEGLDPAIKSSIESAITRYKEQGAVIIDLDIPLIDAGVSVYYTLVNSEVSSNLARFDGLKFGLQHDTRESSSHMDYLATIRGQGFGDEVKRRILLGAHILSASEYEGLYVKAMNIRTAVTKQFIQHFTNDVDVIMGPTTPFLPWQLGKTNDDPVANYLADAYTVIANITGMPALSIPAGYVETDNKKLPVGLQLMGNHASEYDLFFIADQFLKAQQ; this comes from the coding sequence ATGACAATTACTGATTTTCTTTCTCACACTGACAAACCATACCTTCTTTCTGAACTCCTCACCCAAGCGAAAAAGAAAAATGAACACAATCCAGCCGTACTCAGACGAGATGATGACTATATTCAATCTTGTCAGGATCTGCAGTTTTCCAAAACAGTACAAGGATGTCCTATTGTCATCAAAGATAATATTCTCCTCGAAGGAACAGTATCCACCTTTGGATCACAGATAGGAATAGATTATAGAGCTCCCTACTCAGCAACAGTCTCACGTAAACTTGAAAATGCTGGTTTTCTGATTCTTGGAAAGACAACGATGGACGAGTTTGCTATGGGAACTACAGGAGAAAATTCACCTTACCCTATTCCACACAATGCTATAGACGATAATCTTGTCGCCTGATGATCATCAAGTGGATCTGCAGTTGCAGTTGCTGAACATATGGTACCAGTAGCATTATGAACTGATACAGGTGGTTCTGTGCGTCTTCCTGCAGCATTCAATGGTATTATCTGACTCAAGCCAACCTATGGATCAGTCTCCAGATATGGAGTACAAGCAATGGGGTCAAGTTTTGATCAAGTCTGAGTTTTTGCAACCACTATCGAAGATACGAAAACTGTTTTTGATATCATCAAAGGTAAAGATGATTATGATGCAACTACGAAAGATTTTCAATACAAACAAACAATTTCTGACTTACAATGAGTTCGTATCGGTCTTCCACAACAGTACTTCGCTGAGGGTCTTGATCCAGCCATCAAATCAAGTATCGAATCAGCAATTACACGATATAAGGAACAAGGAGCAGTAATTATAGATCTTGATATTCCTCTGATCGATGCAGGAGTTTCTGTGTATTATACTCTCGTAAATTCTGAAGTAAGTAGTAATCTTGCAAGATTTGATGGACTAAAGTTTGGATTACAACATGATACACGTGAAAGTTCTAGTCATATGGATTATCTAGCTACCATAAGAGGACAAGGATTTGGTGATGAGGTTAAGAGAAGAATTCTCTTAGGTGCTCACATTCTCAGTGCAAGTGAATACGAATGACTATATGTCAAAGCGATGAATATCAGAACAGCCGTCACTAAGCAATTTATACAACACTTCACTAACGATGTGGACGTCATTATGGGTCCGACAACTCCATTTTTACCTTGGCAACTTGGCAAAACCAATGATGATCCTGTAGCTAATTATCTTGCTGATGCCTATACTGTGATTGCGAACATTACAGGAATGCCTGCACTTTCAATTCCAGCTTGATATGTAGAAACTGATAATAAAAAGTTGCCTGTCTGACTCCAACTCATGGGAAACCACGCCAGTGAGTATGACTTATTCTTTATCGCTGACCAATTTTTGAAAGCTCAACAGTAG
- a CDS encoding putative RNA methyltransferase, whose amino-acid sequence MKKGQILHNIVITTVGFGGVGVGLAEDGRKVLVKGSVLPHSTIDCSIFKVKKDYIMALPLRVVSIEPERADQTPRCPHYSNPLISVPENYVHKNGCGGCKRQLLSYPKQLELKTHLVNDSFRGVSYLLDLAPLQDIIPSPLTYQYRNKIEFSFGKYITKASNDRKAKGDRSTQGDEQDFSHYHERQLGFHKQGSYNHVVDVDQCYLISDKLHEVYNHMKNLCKNSGLPVYDQKRHTGVLRHIVMRQGFNTDQILINLVVANEKINSKELDIVWDTFYKTLLSDEVLRSACTTFILTHNNTVSDAVRRSEAETRILRGEGYIFEELKLNQAERPVRFRISPFSFFQTNTFGAQELFSKAASFIQLPEDKQTIMDLYCGAGTIGLSLLSQGIGKDLIGIEIVEDAIRDAKYNAELNSLSDQSYFVAGKTEALISTDPVIQEKIEQVGLVLVDPPREGLHKDVCVFLNELKAKYNFQLIYISCNPVTLARDLDLLVQGGRKLENLQPVDMFPHTHHVEMISVLS is encoded by the coding sequence ATGAAAAAAGGACAAATACTTCATAATATCGTCATCACTACTGTTGGATTCTGAGGAGTCTGAGTGGGATTAGCTGAAGATGGACGCAAAGTACTCGTAAAATGATCTGTACTTCCTCACAGTACCATCGATTGCTCGATTTTTAAAGTCAAAAAAGATTATATCATGGCACTGCCACTCCGTGTCGTTTCTATCGAACCAGAACGAGCAGACCAGACTCCTCGCTGTCCACACTATAGCAATCCGCTCATCTCCGTGCCAGAAAATTACGTTCACAAAAATGGCTGTGGATGATGTAAACGACAACTGCTTTCATATCCCAAACAGCTCGAACTCAAGACACATCTGGTAAACGATAGTTTTAGATGAGTATCATATCTTCTGGATCTTGCTCCACTACAAGATATCATCCCATCACCACTCACCTATCAGTATCGTAACAAGATAGAATTCAGTTTCGGTAAATATATCACGAAAGCTAGTAATGATCGCAAAGCAAAAGGAGATCGTAGTACTCAAGGAGATGAACAAGACTTTTCACATTATCATGAACGACAACTTGGATTCCATAAGCAAGGTTCATATAATCATGTCGTTGATGTTGATCAATGTTATCTTATCTCTGATAAGCTACACGAAGTCTACAATCACATGAAAAATCTTTGTAAAAATTCTGGACTGCCTGTCTATGATCAGAAACGTCATACGGGAGTGCTGCGTCATATCGTTATGAGACAAGGATTCAACACGGATCAAATTCTCATCAATCTTGTTGTTGCTAACGAAAAAATCAATTCCAAAGAACTCGATATTGTTTGGGATACATTTTACAAAACTTTACTTTCTGACGAGGTATTACGTTCAGCTTGTACAACATTCATCCTGACTCACAATAACACCGTCTCCGATGCTGTAAGACGGTCCGAAGCAGAAACAAGAATACTACGAGGAGAAGGTTATATTTTCGAAGAACTAAAACTCAATCAAGCAGAAAGACCAGTCCGTTTCCGTATCTCTCCCTTCTCGTTTTTCCAAACCAACACCTTCGGAGCTCAAGAACTCTTTAGCAAAGCAGCAAGTTTTATCCAACTCCCTGAAGATAAACAGACGATTATGGATCTGTATTGTGGCGCTGGAACGATCGGCCTAAGTCTTCTCAGCCAAGGTATCGGTAAAGATCTCATCGGTATCGAGATCGTTGAAGACGCGATCCGTGACGCCAAATACAATGCCGAACTCAATAGTCTGTCAGACCAATCTTATTTTGTAGCTGGGAAGACGGAAGCTCTCATCAGTACTGATCCAGTTATTCAAGAAAAAATAGAACAGGTCTGACTCGTTCTCGTTGACCCTCCGAGAGAAGGTCTCCATAAAGACGTCTGCGTCTTCCTCAATGAACTGAAAGCGAAATATAACTTCCAACTGATCTATATCTCCTGTAATCCTGTAACACTCGCTAGAGATCTTGATCTTCTTGTACAGTGATGACGAAAACTAGAGAATCTCCAGCCCGTGGATATGTTCCCCCACACTCATCATGTAGAGATGATATCGGTATTATCATAA
- a CDS encoding putative metallophosphoesterase, with product MLSIIAFVLWKGAVFLRINYNFKTIIMISLGVLGAMIASMMISSSSFPFADYIGTIISYIIYTLWFLAPLLIVLSVVGLWYKFPPALFIISCLTWLGVGLYLGTQTKTTDLVITDTGLDKEYKIIFISDLHVDNIRSTRYITSIVKKLEQQQPDMVLIGGDLLNRAKNEYAKAFLSFNTLSMPIYAVLGNHDHMGDSQAAQAIFDTTKIIPLVNESVLLSGLQIVGIEDKNSRHGKTLDNLLIQSNINTGADYTIFLTHQPQKLNKLKDYPINLQLAGHTHRGQFVPLSWIVGWFNDYAYGRYDKDDKTAFVSQGLGLWGAPLRMGTQSEMVIITLKP from the coding sequence ATGCTTAGCATTATAGCTTTTGTACTATGGAAATGAGCAGTTTTTTTACGTATAAATTATAATTTCAAGACGATTATCATGATATCATTATGAGTTCTTGGTGCTATGATAGCAAGTATGATGATCAGTTCATCATCTTTCCCTTTTGCTGATTACATAGGTACTATTATAAGTTATATCATATATACCTTATGGTTTCTAGCACCACTATTGATAGTCTTATCTGTAGTTGGACTATGGTATAAATTTCCTCCTGCACTATTTATCATAAGTTGCCTCACTTGGCTAGGTGTTGGGCTCTATTTATGAACACAGACGAAAACAACTGACCTTGTCATAACAGATACCTGATTAGATAAAGAATATAAAATTATTTTTATCAGCGATCTCCATGTCGACAACATTCGTAGCACTCGTTATATAACAAGCATAGTAAAAAAGCTAGAACAACAACAACCTGATATGGTGCTCATTGGTGGAGATTTACTGAATCGTGCAAAAAATGAGTACGCAAAAGCCTTTCTTTCTTTCAATACTCTGAGCATGCCCATCTATGCCGTACTCTGAAACCACGACCATATGTGAGATAGTCAGGCAGCTCAAGCTATTTTTGATACTACCAAAATTATTCCACTCGTAAATGAGAGCGTACTACTCAGCGGATTACAAATAGTAGGTATTGAAGATAAAAATTCACGACATGGAAAAACACTCGACAATCTTCTTATCCAAAGTAATATAAATACAGGAGCTGACTATACTATTTTTCTCACTCATCAACCTCAAAAACTCAACAAACTGAAAGACTATCCGATCAATCTCCAACTTGCAGGTCATACTCATAGATGACAGTTTGTACCACTTTCATGGATCGTATGATGGTTCAATGATTATGCCTATGGAAGATACGATAAAGATGACAAAACTGCCTTTGTATCACAAGGGTTAGGACTATGGTGAGCTCCACTGAGAATGGGAACTCAAAGCGAAATGGTCATAATTACTCTTAAGCCATAG
- the efp gene encoding Elongation factor P, with translation MKINPGEVKKGTILQIEGKLFRITDISHTHMARGGATYTFKAKDVITGKTNTFTYQSTVTLEQAEVQTINSVFLYKAGTSYSFMENDSGEMHDLEEDMIEDIALYLKDGLDVFLMKHEGNVINIILPQTITYTIESTVPGIKGDRSSAGKKPATLETGLEVQIPLHKEAGQTVVVNTITGEAS, from the coding sequence ATGAAAATCAATCCAGGTGAAGTAAAAAAAGGTACTATTCTTCAAATAGAAGGAAAATTATTTAGAATTACTGACATTAGCCATACACATATGGCTCGTGGATGAGCTACCTATACGTTCAAAGCGAAAGATGTTATTACAGGTAAAACAAATACCTTTACATACCAATCAACCGTAACTCTTGAACAAGCTGAAGTTCAAACTATCAACTCTGTCTTCCTCTACAAAGCAGGAACAAGTTATAGTTTTATGGAAAATGATAGTGGAGAAATGCATGATTTAGAAGAAGATATGATAGAAGATATTGCTCTTTATCTTAAAGATGGACTTGATGTATTCCTTATGAAACATGAAGGAAACGTCATAAACATTATTCTACCTCAAACGATTACCTATACGATTGAATCTACTGTACCTGGTATCAAAGGAGATAGATCATCTGCTGGTAAAAAGCCAGCAACTCTTGAAACTGGGCTTGAAGTACAAATTCCTCTTCATAAAGAAGCTGGACAGACGGTTGTCGTAAATACGATTACTGGAGAAGCAAGTTAA
- a CDS encoding hypothetical protein (Transcription termination/antitermination protein NusA), translating into MQLDGKVIQEAILQLVDDYKFDPYQVIDIVKMGIRSAFRKDYADYKKAEIVVDIDEEGKILVYRQYDVVEEVEDDQLQIDLEQAQELRDDAEIGEQMLIDITPDELNFTRIGVQAAAQTIKQYLKGIERERFFEKFQHKQGELLRAKVIKSHSNTVVLDIEGVPVVLPSDGQIPKRIYEVGEDIFVFLKQISKDSTGITLDITQSSEEYIEAIIYKIVPEVEEGIVRLEKIARAPGIKTKVVVSSSDANVDPVGVMIGHKGDRINILLSLLDGEKVDYIEYSDDLETMVRACLRPADVQYFEMNGNKVRVTIPENQKAMAIGKGASNIKLAGRLCGTQIEII; encoded by the coding sequence ATGCAATTAGATGGTAAAGTCATACAAGAAGCTATTTTACAACTTGTTGATGATTATAAATTTGACCCCTATCAAGTGATTGATATTGTAAAAATGGGTATTAGATCAGCTTTTCGTAAAGACTATGCAGATTATAAAAAAGCTGAAATCGTAGTTGATATTGATGAAGAAGGTAAAATTCTCGTCTATAGACAATACGATGTCGTTGAAGAAGTTGAAGATGATCAATTGCAAATCGATCTTGAGCAAGCTCAAGAACTCAGAGACGATGCTGAAATCGGAGAACAAATGCTTATCGATATTACTCCTGATGAACTCAATTTCACACGTATTGGTGTACAAGCAGCAGCACAAACCATCAAACAATACCTCAAAGGTATAGAAAGAGAAAGATTTTTTGAAAAATTTCAACACAAACAAGGAGAACTTCTCAGAGCAAAAGTTATCAAATCTCATTCTAATACGGTCGTCCTGGATATTGAAGGTGTACCTGTTGTATTACCTTCGGATGGTCAGATTCCTAAAAGAATTTATGAAGTCGGTGAAGATATTTTTGTCTTCCTTAAACAAATCTCTAAAGATAGTACTGGTATCACCCTCGATATTACTCAATCATCAGAAGAATATATTGAAGCTATTATCTATAAGATCGTACCAGAAGTAGAAGAAGGAATCGTTCGTCTTGAAAAAATTGCAAGAGCTCCTGGTATCAAAACAAAAGTAGTAGTAAGTAGTTCTGATGCAAATGTAGATCCAGTAGGGGTAATGATTGGACATAAAGGAGATCGTATTAACATTCTTCTTTCGTTACTTGATGGTGAAAAAGTCGATTATATCGAATACTCAGATGATTTAGAAACCATGGTCAGAGCTTGTCTTAGACCAGCTGATGTTCAATATTTTGAAATGAATGGTAATAAAGTAAGAGTTACTATACCAGAAAACCAAAAAGCAATGGCAATCGGAAAAGGAGCATCAAATATCAAACTTGCAGGAAGATTATGTGGAACTCAAATCGAAATCATCTAA
- the gtaB_2 gene encoding UTP--glucose-1-phosphate uridylyltransferase codes for MKAIILAAGHGTRMLPITKTIPKELLPVGNKPVIHYIVEGLSKAGINDMLIITSQSKKALEDYFDKNYELEDLLNKKGKTDALQAINEPKDLGNFTFVKQTEQKGTGHAILQAKPWIQDEFFMVVYADEIHHPKIYTEMLDLHHQSGKSVILGKEVAFDDVSKYGILQIENNFITDIIEKPEPAQAPSNYALFTPFIFPRKLFDLLEQAQADEKSGEVYPRDAVKHIMKTDGVVPYISTHPMRDASGNPESRLATNIAFANNPHILD; via the coding sequence ATGAAAGCCATCATCCTCGCTGCTGGACACGGAACTCGTATGCTCCCTATCACCAAAACTATCCCTAAAGAACTTCTCCCTGTGGGTAATAAACCCGTAATCCACTATATCGTCGAAGGATTATCGAAAGCTGGAATTAACGATATGCTCATCATCACTTCTCAAAGCAAAAAAGCCCTTGAAGACTATTTTGACAAAAACTATGAGCTTGAAGACCTTCTCAACAAAAAATGAAAAACAGATGCTCTTCAAGCGATCAATGAACCCAAAGATCTCTGAAATTTCACCTTTGTAAAACAAACCGAACAAAAAGGTACAGGACATGCTATACTACAAGCTAAACCATGGATTCAGGACGAATTTTTTATGGTCGTCTATGCTGACGAGATCCATCATCCCAAAATCTACACCGAAATGCTCGACCTTCATCACCAGTCAGGAAAATCAGTTATTTTATGAAAAGAAGTAGCTTTTGACGATGTATCAAAGTATGGGATACTACAGATAGAAAACAACTTTATCACCGATATCATCGAAAAACCAGAACCAGCACAAGCTCCGAGTAACTATGCTCTCTTTACTCCGTTCATTTTCCCACGTAAACTCTTCGACCTCCTCGAACAAGCTCAAGCTGATGAGAAATCTGGTGAAGTTTATCCACGAGATGCTGTAAAGCATATTATGAAAACTGATGGAGTCGTACCATATATTTCCACTCATCCTATGCGAGATGCCTCAGGAAATCCCGAATCTCGATTAGCTACTAACATAGCTTTTGCCAACAATCCACATATTTTAGATTAA